The Elusimicrobiota bacterium genome segment TTCCTATCATCCGATTTGGGGGCGTTCGGTATCCGCGTTTCTGGCGCGGCTGCATTTGGGTCCTTCGATCCCATTGGGGTATCTGCCTCTGGCTGGAGCCTTTGTGCTGTGGCGCTGGCAGGGCTTCAAGGACAAATGGACGTCGTTGTGGTTTTTCGGGGCCATCTTCAGCTTCATCATGACCTTGGGGCCGTGGCTGCGGCTCTGCTCGGTACACACCTATCTTCCCTTACCGTTCTATTTTTTGCATTTGCTTCCCATCTTCAATAACATCCAGGTGGGGGCCGAATTCATCATGTTCGTCGCGCTTTTTCTCGCCTTGCTCTTCTCGGAATTCCTCAAGGAGGCGGTCCGGCGGGTTCCGCCGCGTCTGGCCGCGGTCGTGCCCATAGCCGCTTTTCTGATCCTGGCGGCGGAATTCGTCCCGGTCAGAGCCAATATGTTGGACTTCAATATCCCGCCTTTGATCGAGCGGCTGGGGCAGCGTCCGGATGGAGCGATGCTCACGATCCCGTACGGAGCGGTCTTTGATGGCACGCCGGAAGGGGCGTTAGGCGTGGCCTGGCTGGACATGTCTCTCCAACTGGTCCATCATAAGCCTTATGTGGGAGGTGCTCTGGGAAGGGTGGCGCAGCGCACCTACTTGGCGATGCGCGGAGATCCTTTTTTGCAGGCTATCCTGCGCGTCCAAGCGGGGGGAGATTCCCCCCCGCTTCTTCTGGATCGGAAACGGACCGCCGAATATTTTCGCTCCATGCGCTTGCGCTATGTCCTAGTGAGCGCCTCGCGGACTCCCGAGAAGCTTCAGCGCGTGATCGGCCGTTGGCCGTTGGAGAGCATCGATTCCGAAGGCGATCTGAGATTGTATTCGGTCCGGTCGCTTTGAGCACCGTGAATGAAAGCGCTATGAAAAATTCCAGCACCGGATTCCTCCGGTGGGCGCCCTGGATGGGGGGCCTGCTTGTCGCCTGCGCCATGTGTTCCGGCTATCCGCTCATGTATGCCTGCCGGCGCGCTTGGCAAGCTCATTACCCGACCCTGACGGAGCAATGGGCCAACAATGGACGCTTCACGTTGTTGGGATGGTTCGGCACCGAGCTGTGTTACGAGGAGCTGGCTTACGCGGCGCGCGCAAACGACACGGCTCGGCATTGGCCAGGTTACGATCCTTATATTAAAGAGAATCGCGGCCTGCGCCAGCTCGTGATCGACCGGTTGACATATATCGTGATGGCTGCCGTCATCGCCGTAATAGGCGACATCAACTGGAGTTGGATAGTCATCAGGTTTTTATGTTGTTGCGCTTGGTTCATACTGGTCTATCGCCTCATGATGCGGGTCGCCGAGTCGCCGCCGATGGCTCTATTCTGCGCCACATTCATAACTTGTTACAGCTATATTTTGACTTTTCTTTTTGTAGCTAATTTATCCTGGGATGGCTCCCTGCCCCACATCTTTGCGCACAATGTTTGGACCGTGCTCTCTTACGGTCGCACCGAGGCGGTCATACGCCTGCCACGCCCTGGCGTAACCTATGCCCTTTTGTTTCTGGCGACCTGGGGCATCATCAAGGCGGCGGAAAGCGATACCTGGCGATGGGCGGCTTGGAGCGGCGTTATGGGCGGAGCTCTGGCGTATGTCCGGTTTGACGTTTGGAGCACCTATGTGGTAGCCAGTTGCCTTTATGCCTTGGCGCGGTCCGTGCAGGATAGGCGCATGCGATGGAGGCTCTGGATGTCCGTGGTGATCACCAGCTTGGTGAGTCTCCCTTTGCTCTATTGCATCTACCCCCCCGACCCGGATCTCCTCGTTCGCGTAGTCAGGCCCGGTCGGCATTTCGATCTTAACTCGCTGGTTTATTTCGCGGCCTTTGTCATCGGCCTGCGCGGGCGCCGCAATCCTACGGTATTGTGCTTCACGTGTTTCGCGGCCGCGATCTTCCTCATGGTGAATATCGAATTAGTGACGGGTTTCCCCCTGCAATCTGTACACTGGAAATTCATTGGAAATATCTATCTCTTCTTTTTGGCCGTAGCTTTCGTCCCGAGAATTCTTAAATGCCGCACGCGCCCGTGGCTGGCAGCATCTGCGCTTCTAGTCTTGACTGCTTTCTCCCAAAGCATCGCCTACGCTGCCATTCACTATCCCTTTCAAGGGCTCCCGAAGGACTATGATGATGCTCTGGTTTGGCTCAATGCGCATACGCCGGACAATAGCGTGGTCTTGACTATAAATCCGGAGATTGACGCCTTGATCCCGGTCTTTACGCATAATAAGGTTGTTTTGGCCTACGTAATACCCTGGGTTTCAGATTACCCTTTGCTCCAGAACTGTCAAAGGCTGGTGGGCGGCTTGAGGTTGTTAGGCGCCGACGTCGCGCGTTTCATCGCGGACTGCTTCACTTCACCCTCTAGCAAGTATGACCGGCGCAGCATGTTGGCGATGGGCCTACGCCGCGGAGAAATCGAAAAAGAGAAAGAGGGGCTCTATGAATTGATGCTGCTCAGTTATATGCCCGAGTCTACGGCACGAACACTCCTGTCCCAAGCCCAGAATAAACCTATGGATATTCTGCCCGACTACATCTGGTTCGGCCACCTGGAGCGGGAGTACGCGCCGGGATTCCCGCGCTCCGCCAAACGCTGGCGTTTGGTCTATCGCAACCGCGCGCTCGATATTTATGAACGTCAGGACTTGCTATGCGCCCAGGACCAGAAGGGCGACCAGGCTCGGCAGGCCAGGGTCGCGCCATGAACAACAACCTTTTCGGCGCAAAAGGCTGCTTAAGCCCAATGCCGGTCACTTAGCGGCACGCAGTTGTTGTGCTATGACGAAAGACGGCGACTTGGTGTGAAAATTCGTCATGTTTTTTAATCGCTTCTAGCAAATCCACCGCCAGCGCTGGAGGTATTTCTAAATTTCTCGTTATTTCATCAATATAATTAGCATTTGAGGTCGCCATCCAGATCACTGAGACTTCGGCCCAATACTCTCTCTTCGTGCGCTCGCGGCGCTTGGCGCCGCGAGCCGCGCGCGCCCCATTCCGCCTGCGCGCGCGACTTCATGAAGATCCAAGGGATGGGGAAGTGACCCAGCACTCCGAATCCTCATAGGGTCGGCGCGACAGAGGAATATCGTCGCGCCGGCCTCGGAACCCCTACAGGGTTCCGAGGGTCTTAACGTCAGCGGCCGACGGAAGCGGACCTTGAGTGACCGGCATTGTGCCTAAGCCGCGTGGAAATCGTCAGCCGGAGGGGCTGGAGAATATCCCCTTCAAGTCAAGCGCTCTCCCCAGAGGCCTTGAGCCATGTCCAAAGCCTGTCGAGCCCCTCGGCCACGCCGATTGCGGGCTCCCAGCCCAAATCGCGCCTGGCCTTGCGGATGTCTGATACGTAGACGCGCTGGTCCCCCGGCCTCCAGGTCGCCCGGCTTAGGCGCATCCGGTGCCCCTGCTTGCGCTCAATCCAATCCAGCAGTTCCAGAAGCGAGAGGGTGTTTTTCGGCCCGCCGCCGATGTTGTAGATACCTCCGGCGGAGACGTGGCGGCGGCGCCAGGCCGCGTCGAAAGCCGCGAGCAGATCGTCGATGTGCAGGATATCGCGGATCTGGCGGCCGTCCCCGTAGAGCGTGACCCCTTTCCCGGACTGCGCGGCTTTCATGAAATGCGCCACCCAACCCTGATCCTCGGTGCCCTGCTGATGCTGGCCGTAAATGCAGGACTGACGGAACACGACCGTGGGCAGGCCGTAGATGCGGTGATAGTCCCTGAAATACTGGTCGGCCGCGCCTTTCGAACAGCCGTAGGGCGAGTGAAAGTCCAGGGGCTCGCGCTCCGAGATCCCATGGGGACGGCCCACGTACCTGTAGCGGCCTTTGCTCAAGACGCCCTGGACGCCCTCCATGCCGCCGTAGACCTTGTTGGTCGAGGAGTAGAGGACGAGGGGCTTCTCCGGAAGGCCGCGGAGGGCCTCCAGGACGTTCAAGGCGCCTCTGGCGTTTATCTCGAAGTCGGTGCGCGGGTCTTCCACGGAAGTGGTCACCGCTACCTGGGCCGCAAAATGCATGACGAGCTTGAGCCCCTTGCGGCGGTGTCGGACCCAGCGCGCCACCGCGGCCGCGTCCCGCACGTCCAGGCGCGTGAAATCCACCGGCCCCTGGCGCTTAAGCCAGGCGAGATTACGTTCCACGCCCCAGCGGGACAGATCGTCCAGGGCCGAGACCTCCCAACCCTCGGCAAGCAGGCGGGCGGCAGCGTTGACACCGATGAAGCCGGCTCCGCCGGTGATGAGGACTCTCGGTCGATATCGATAGGTTTTCGTGGCTTCCTCCCGTCAGCGGCGCAGTCCCATGGACGCCAAAGTCCAAAGGCCCTTTAGGTTGTTCAGGATTTCCTCCCAGGACCGGATCCGCCGCAGCCTCTGCAGCACGTAGGCCGGCCGCAGGTGGTAGCGCAGATACACGCGCTTGTACTGCCGCTGGATCTCCTCCGGCGTGAAATGCTCCGTCCGGAAAACGGGGAGGCTGTGAAAGACATACTTGCTCCAGTCCCTCTCCAGCAGGAAGCCGGCCTTGTCCAGCTCCGCGTAGAGCTCCGTCCCCGGCAAGGGGATGAGGGTATGGATGTCCGCGACGTCCGGCTTGATCTCCATTAGGAAGCGCAGGGTGTTGTCGATCATGGAGCGGTCCTCATTGGGAAAGCCGATGATGATGAAGGCGACCGTCTCGATATCCAGCTCGCGGCATTGCCGGAAGACCTCGCGGACCTTCTCGAGGTCCTGCCGCTTGTGGATGCGCTCCAGGGTTTCGGGATTCCCCGACTCGACGCCGAAAGAGAGGGAATAGCAGCCGGATTTTTTCATCAGCCGTAGCAGTTCGCCGTCCAGGGTGTTGACGTGGACCCCGTTCGGGGTGGCCCAATGGAGCTGCCAGCCCTTTTCGATGATGCCCTTGCAGATGCTCTCGATGTGCGCTCGCTTGAGAGTCAGGACGTCGTCCACGAAAAGGATCTCCTTGACCCCGAAACGGCTATAAAGGGCCTCGATCTCATCGAGAACGCTTTGGGCGCTGCGCACTCGGTATCCGTGCCCGAAGACCCCTCGGCTGCAGAAGGTGCAGTTTGAAGGGCAGCCCCGGCTTGTGAGGACCGAGGCCGCCTTCTGGGTCCGGCCCAGAGGGTGCTGATAGTCCCCGAAGTTCATCAGGTGCCAGGCGGGAAAGGGCAGCGAATCCAAGTCCGCTATAGGAGGCCTTCCCGGCGTAGAAACGACCCGGCCGTTCTTCTTGAAATGGATGCCCTGGATCCGCTCCAGGTTCGGATCGCCCTGCGCCAGGGCATCCAGCAGTTCGACCGCGGTCTGCTCCCCTTCGCCCCGGACCACGATGTCCACGTCCGGCTCTGCGGCGACCTCCTCAGGCAGGATGGTGGCATGCACTCCGCCTAAAAGAGTCTTGACGTCGGGAAATAGCTCCTTGGACATGCGGCAAAGCCTGACCGCCTGCCTTATCATGGGCGTCGCGGCGGTGACGCCGACGAGCGATGGCTTCTCTTGCGCCAAGGCCTTTTTCACGTCCACTTCGCTCAGGCGCGAAGCTTCCATATCCAACACTCTCACCGAATGTCCCGCCCGCTCCAAGGCCGCCGCCAGGTAGAGCAGGCCCATCGGCATGGCCTTCCATGCGGATCGGTTGATGGCCTTATTGGAAGTGGCGGAATACGCCGGGTTTATCAGAAGGATCTTCTGTTTCATGACGCTTCGGAGCTGGAGGCCCTATGCCATGTCCTATAAAACCCAGATAGAGACTAGCCCCGGCCGTTGCGCTCGAAAAAGAAAATCTTGAACAGCGAAAGATAGGAGAGCAGGTTGCTCCAGATCCTCATGGAGCTCTTCCCTCTCCTAGCGGCGTAGTCGTACACCATCGGGATCTCCCGCGCTCCCCGGATGAAGCCGCGCAGGCGCAGGAGCATTTCGGCGTTGCAGGCGAAGCCGCCGGCGCTCGTGAAACAGTCCCCGTACTCCGAGAGCGCGGACCGGAGCGGCCCGGCCCGATAGACGCGGAAGAAGATCGTATAGTCCCGCACTCCGGGCATGCGGCAGACGAGCCGAAGCACGGCGTTCGCCCCCAGGCTGAGCAAAAGCCGCATGGGCGGGAAGCTCCGGTAGGCTCCCCCGGGCTGATGCCGAGAGGCGATGACCACGTCGCAGTCTTCGCCGAGCCTGGCGATCATCCGCCTGATGGCTTCAGGAGGACTGGTCCCATCGCCCTCCATGATGACGACCGAATCGTCCGGTCCCGCATCCGCCAGCGCCGCGCGCAGTCCGGTCAGGAAAGCCGCGGCGATGCCTCGGTTGACCTCGTGCTTGAGCGGGTGGAGGGGATAGCGGGCGCCCAGTTCTTTCAGGACCGCCTGGGTATCGTCGCGGCTGCCGTCGTCCACGATGAAGAGCCGGTATGACCCTGCGCCGAGCGCGGCATCAATGCGCTCGCAGAGCCTCGGCAGATTGCGGGCCTCGTTGTGGGCTGGGATTACGATCCTTACCAAGCTATGGCTGCTTTCGGAAGTAGTCATGGATGGATCGTGGGAAGGATAAGGCCTGGCCAAAGCCATGATAACATATGCGTTGCGAACCAGTCATTCCAATCCTTCAAGGGCTTGGTCGGCAGCGGCTTTCAGCCGGCGTCCTCGCGGCCCCGGCCCGCAGTCCATGCCGCCACCCCGGCGGCCGCCGCGAAGATCAGGATGGGCATGACCGCCAAGCGATAGCGCATCTGGCTGACGCTGACCACGTGCACGGCCATGGTCGCGAGCAGGAACAGGCCCAGCGGGTAGAGCTCCTCCCGGCGCCGGCGCAGGCCCCATAGCCCCCAGAAGCCTCCGATGATGAGCGCGGGCTCGCAGGCCAGGCTCACGGCCACCAGGGCCGCGCGGCCCAGGCCCGCGCCCGGATGGCTGTAGGAGTCCTCCCGGTAGGCCTTGTCCGCGCGCGGGTAGAAGCGCCAGAAGTTCACGGCCTTGCGGGCCCACTGCCTGAGCGTCCGGCCGGGCTGCTCGCGCATGAAGGCCAGGCCCTGGCGCAGGTAGAGGCGGTCGCGCTCGACCGCGGAGAGGCGCTGGCCCTCCTCGTAGAAGGGCAAGGACTTCAGGGCCTCGCGAGCCACGCCCGTGTCCACCTCGTTGAGGTCGAAGAGCACGGTCCCGTCGAGCAGCGTGATGCCGCCGTGGAGGTCGAGGGCGAAGGCGCCGACGGCCGCGCGGTTGCGCGCGCACCAGAGCGTCAGGGGCAAGGACCAGGCCAGCACCGCGGCGCAGAGCGCCTTGCCGGTCCAGCGGCGGCGCAGGCAGGCGGCCAGGCCCGCCAGCCAGAGCAGGACCGCGATGGGCATGGCCTCGGGCCGGCACAGGGCCGCGGCGGCCAGGGCCAAGCCCGCGGCCGCGGCCGGGCGCCAGGAGGCGCCGCGCTCCTGGAGGCTGGCGCAGAGCGCCCAGAGTCCCGGGACCACGGCCGCCACATACAAAGTCTCGGAGAGGACCATTCCCGAGTAATAGATGAAGAAGGGATAGACCGCGGCCGCGGCCAGGGCCAGCCGCCCGGCCGCGGCCGAGCCGCTCAGGCGCCAGGTCATGCGCCCCAGGGCCCAGGCCGTGGCCGCGGACACGAACGCCTGCGCCAGCCTGGGCCAGAGCAGGCTGTCGCCGCCGAGCCGCAGGCACAGGGCGAAGAAGCCGACGGGGATGGGGGGCGCGGCCTGGGGCGCGCCCCCCTGGCCCAAAAAGCCCAAGGAGGCCAGGTTCCAGGCCAAGGCGTGGAATCCGGACTCGTCGGTCTGGTGGAACTGCCCGCCCAGCTTCAGGGCGAAGGCCAGGCGCAGTCCGAGCGCCAGGGCCAGCCAGGCCCAGTCGGGGGTCTCGAAGAGGATGCGGTCGCGGCGCCGCCGCCAGGGCTGATGCATGGGGAGATTCTAAGACTTTTCCCTCCAAATCCGCTAGAATCCCATGCGGATGGAGAACGAGATCACGGCGGTCATCATCGGGGGCGGGCAGAACGAGTCCCTGCAGGTGGACGGCAAGCCCGTGCCCAAGTCTTTGGCGCCGGTGGCCGGCCGGCCCCTGCTGGAGCACCAGCTCGACTGGCTCAAGCGCGCGGGCATCGACTCCGCGATCCTCTGCCTCGACTACCAGCCCGAGCTGGTCCGCGCCCGCTTCGGCGACGGCTCCGCCTTCGGCGTGCGGCTGCGCTACTCTTTCTCCGAGTCCCCGCGCGGCACCGCCGGCCTGGTCAAGGGCCTGGGCCCCGCCTCCTTGCCCGACGACGTCCTGGTCCTCTTCGGCGGCATCTACCCCCAGACGGACTGCGCCCGCATGCTCCGCTTCCACCGCGGCCACCAGGGGCTGGCGACCTTGGCCCTGCACGAGTGCCGGCCGGAGCACCGGCCCGGGCCGGACGCCTGCGCGGGGAAGGGCCGCAGCTGCGCCCGGGCGCACGGCTGCTCCGGCGAGCCGGTGGCCCTGGGGCCGGCCCAGCGCATCGTGGACTTCCCCCGCTACTCCACGCCGGGCCAGACCTGCCTGGCCCTCTCCCCGCTCTGGATCATCCGCCGCGGCCTGCTCCACTTCGTGCCGGACGGGCCGGCCAGCGATTTCGTCAAGGACGTGTTCCCGGCCGCAGTGAAGGCCGGGGAGGCGCTGCAGGGCTATCCCGAGACCGGACTGCTCGCGGACCTGGGCTCCCCGGAGCGCTACGAGCGGTTCACCAGAAGCCTGGCCAAGGGCAAGGCCTTGAAAGAAGCCACCCATGGTCAAGCCTGAGGTCGTCGCCTACCTGCAGGCGAACCTGAAGAAGCACCCGATCGACGAGCTGCGCCGGCAGTTGTCCCAGGAAGGCGTCGGCGACGTGGACTTCGACGACTCGCTCAAGGCCGCGATGCGCGCGCCGCCCACGGTGGCGACGGCGACGGGGGCGGGGCGCTCGGCGCCAAGCCGGGCCAGCGTCGTATTCCTGGTGGCGGGCGTGGCGGTGGTGGCCGCGCTGACGGCCCTGCTCGCCCTGCGGCGCGAGCCCCCCCCGCCGCCGCCCTCGTCGACCACGGTCGTCTCCGCGACGGGCGAGTCCGCTTTCGTGGGCAACACGGGCTACGTCATCCGCCTGCCCAAGGGCTACGAGGCCGTGGCCGCCTTCAAGGACGAGAAGAAGACCATCGAGATCGTCCATTTCTGCCGGGCCGGGACTGACCCCACGAATTTCGTGCACGGAGGGCTCTTCGGACAGATGGGCATCGTGCGGCTCGTCGTCCAGCCCAACCCCTGGGCCGGAGACATCATGGGGCCGGACCGCCTGGCGCGCGCCATCAGCGGGGAGCGCACCGCGCGCGGAGACAAGTTCGCGGTCAAGAGCATCCAGGTCAGCTCTTTGCGCGGCGTGCAGGTCCAGACCGAGCTGCCCGACATCAGCGTGGAATCCTACATCCTGGGCGAGACGGTGCTGTACCATTTCTACGCCGGGCAGGAGGACGAGGTCTACCGCGACATCGTCAACAGCCTGCGCGACCCGAACGCGGAGACCCTCTGATGGATCCCGCGGCCCGGCGCCACCGCGCCATGATCTGGGGCGCGTCCTTGCTCATCGCGGCGGCCGCGGGGCTCTACGCGACCTACCTCTATGACTGGCTCCGGGGCGGCGCCTCCCGGCAAGCGCCGCCGTCGGCGGCCGCCGTGGACGCCGCCCTGCAGAAGGCCCGGGCGGACTTCCGCGCGCACCTCCTCGATTGCGCCGCGCACCTGCGCCTGGCCGAGGCCCTCACTCGCGCCGGCCGGCCCGTCGACGCCTTCTACGTCATGCATTGGGCCCGAGACTTCTTCGGGGACGACGTCTTCATGCGCGCCCACGCCTTGGTGGTCCTCTATCAGGGCCGCCATTTCCTGGGCAGCGCCCCGTTCGACGCGTCCGCGGCCAACGAAGCCCGGCTCAAGGAGCACCTGGCCGCAGACCCGCAGGACCCCGCCGCGCTGGACTATCTGGCCCACATCGCCCAGTCCCGCGGCCGCGCCGCGGAGGCGCTGCGGACCGTGGAGAGCGGGCTGGCCGGGCACCCCGACGACCAGGGGCTGCTGGCCTACCGGGCGGAACTGGCCGTTGCGGCGGGAGACCGGCGCGCGGCCGTGGCGGCCTGGGGCC includes the following:
- a CDS encoding GDP-mannose 4,6-dehydratase is translated as MTGGAGFIGVNAAARLLAEGWEVSALDDLSRWGVERNLAWLKRQGPVDFTRLDVRDAAAVARWVRHRRKGLKLVMHFAAQVAVTTSVEDPRTDFEINARGALNVLEALRGLPEKPLVLYSSTNKVYGGMEGVQGVLSKGRYRYVGRPHGISEREPLDFHSPYGCSKGAADQYFRDYHRIYGLPTVVFRQSCIYGQHQQGTEDQGWVAHFMKAAQSGKGVTLYGDGRQIRDILHIDDLLAAFDAAWRRRHVSAGGIYNIGGGPKNTLSLLELLDWIERKQGHRMRLSRATWRPGDQRVYVSDIRKARRDLGWEPAIGVAEGLDRLWTWLKASGESA
- a CDS encoding radical SAM protein; amino-acid sequence: MKQKILLINPAYSATSNKAINRSAWKAMPMGLLYLAAALERAGHSVRVLDMEASRLSEVDVKKALAQEKPSLVGVTAATPMIRQAVRLCRMSKELFPDVKTLLGGVHATILPEEVAAEPDVDIVVRGEGEQTAVELLDALAQGDPNLERIQGIHFKKNGRVVSTPGRPPIADLDSLPFPAWHLMNFGDYQHPLGRTQKAASVLTSRGCPSNCTFCSRGVFGHGYRVRSAQSVLDEIEALYSRFGVKEILFVDDVLTLKRAHIESICKGIIEKGWQLHWATPNGVHVNTLDGELLRLMKKSGCYSLSFGVESGNPETLERIHKRQDLEKVREVFRQCRELDIETVAFIIIGFPNEDRSMIDNTLRFLMEIKPDVADIHTLIPLPGTELYAELDKAGFLLERDWSKYVFHSLPVFRTEHFTPEEIQRQYKRVYLRYHLRPAYVLQRLRRIRSWEEILNNLKGLWTLASMGLRR
- a CDS encoding glycosyltransferase family 2 protein, with protein sequence MVRIVIPAHNEARNLPRLCERIDAALGAGSYRLFIVDDGSRDDTQAVLKELGARYPLHPLKHEVNRGIAAAFLTGLRAALADAGPDDSVVIMEGDGTSPPEAIRRMIARLGEDCDVVIASRHQPGGAYRSFPPMRLLLSLGANAVLRLVCRMPGVRDYTIFFRVYRAGPLRSALSEYGDCFTSAGGFACNAEMLLRLRGFIRGAREIPMVYDYAARRGKSSMRIWSNLLSYLSLFKIFFFERNGRG
- a CDS encoding nucleotidyltransferase family protein encodes the protein MENEITAVIIGGGQNESLQVDGKPVPKSLAPVAGRPLLEHQLDWLKRAGIDSAILCLDYQPELVRARFGDGSAFGVRLRYSFSESPRGTAGLVKGLGPASLPDDVLVLFGGIYPQTDCARMLRFHRGHQGLATLALHECRPEHRPGPDACAGKGRSCARAHGCSGEPVALGPAQRIVDFPRYSTPGQTCLALSPLWIIRRGLLHFVPDGPASDFVKDVFPAAVKAGEALQGYPETGLLADLGSPERYERFTRSLAKGKALKEATHGQA